Part of the Clostridia bacterium genome, GTCGTTTTCGTAGTCGAAACGGCAATACAGCCGCGAGAGCTCGGTTTTGGCTTCCTCAATCTGTTCGAAGAGCGTCAGCTCGTTTTCCGCCGCGTTTGTCAGCATAGTTACCACCCTTTTTGTAAAAGATATTGAGCGCGCATTGAAAATATACCCGCGCAAAGATATTTTTGCCTCCTTTGGTGAAACTTATGCCGACGCGGTTGAC contains:
- a CDS encoding DUF2508 family protein, with protein sequence MLTNAAENELTLFEQIEEAKTELSRLYCRFDYENDPDRMDEIIFLICAAESKYGALMEKARRKAS